A window from Falco naumanni isolate bFalNau1 chromosome 3, bFalNau1.pat, whole genome shotgun sequence encodes these proteins:
- the OPRK1 gene encoding kappa-type opioid receptor isoform X2, translated as MFVIIRYTKMKTATNIYIFNLAMADALVTTTMPFQSTEYLMNSWPFGDVLCKIVISIDYYNMFTSIFTLTMMSVDRYIAVCHPVKALDFRTPLKAKIINICIWLLSSSVGISAIVLGGTKVREGDTECSLQFPDRDYVWWDIFMKICVFVFAFVIPVLIIIICYTLMILRLKSVRLLSGSREKDRNLRRITRLVLVVVAVFIICWTPIHIFVLVEALGDVSHSTAAISSYYFCIALGYTNSSLNPILYAFLDENFKRCFKDFCFPFKMRLDRQSTSRVRNTVQDPAYTREADGTNKPV; from the exons ATACACAAAGATGAAGACAGCAACCAACATCTACATTTTCAATCTGGCTATGGCAGATGCACTAGTTACCACGACTATGCCTTTCCAAAGCACTGAGTACCTGATGAACTCTTGGCCCTTTGGTGATGTGCTCTGTAAAATAGTTATTTCAATTGACTATTATAACATGTTTACCAGCATATTCACACTGACCATGATGAGTGTTGACCGATACATTGCCGTGTGTCACCCTGTGAAGGCTCTGGACTTCCGTACACCTCTCAAGGCGAAGATAATCAACATCTGTATCTGGCTATTGTCCTCATCTGTTGGTATATCTGCAATAGTTCTTGGAGGTACCAAAGTCAGGGAAGGTGA CACTGAATGTTCCTTGCAGTTTCCAGACAGAGATTACGTATGGTGGGACATCTTCATGAAAATCTGTGTCTTTGTCTTTGCATTTGTTATTCCAGTTCTCATTATAATTATTTGCTATACTCTGATGATCCTACGCCTTAAAAGTGTACGCCTTCTCTCTGGTTCTCGAGAAAAAGATCGAAACCTGCGCCGTATCACCAGGTTGGTTCTTGTGGTTGTGGCAGTTTTTATTATCTGTTGGACTCCTATTCATATTTTTGTGCTGGTTGAAGCATTAGGGGATGTGTCCCACAGTACTGCTGCTATATCCAGCTATTACTTCTGTATTGCTTTGGGTTACACCAACAGCAGCCTCAATCCAATCCTTTACGCTTTTTTGGATGAAAACTTCAAGAGATGTTTCAAGGACTTCTGCTTCCCCTTTAAGATGAGGCTAGACAGGCAGAGCACTAGCAGAGTCAGAAACACTGTTCAAGACCCAGCTTATACGAGGGAAGCAGATGGGACAAACAAACCTGTATGA